In Oncorhynchus tshawytscha isolate Ot180627B unplaced genomic scaffold, Otsh_v2.0 Un_contig_7912_pilon_pilon, whole genome shotgun sequence, a genomic segment contains:
- the LOC112241151 gene encoding LOW QUALITY PROTEIN: zinc finger and BTB domain-containing protein 5-like (The sequence of the model RefSeq protein was modified relative to this genomic sequence to represent the inferred CDS: inserted 1 base in 1 codon) encodes MDFPGHFNQVFQQLNYQRVHSQLCDCVIVVGSRHFKAHRSVLAACSTHFRALFTVAQGDASMNMIQLDSEVRMITMVMIKMRMMSSADSFLLQQLGLSLVSSALGGVEEDGLRGGSDGVSISGVVEHKASFPIRRFHKRKPSLSFSLSEDRPRQRPRPSGTHGDEEVGLLSPDSHKTGEEARLDTAITNLVVVKCEPLSSPEPADDITIQGSDQLGPGRGGGGEEEKVELSPQSSDRSLSSSDQQLLQPSSQLLLKGGLGSGIGGGFGCSNHLDGKSGFRISSFLGAKVFGSGGRGRCRGRATSSTRRPAMAATHGFLLSPEHSGTNNSASMLRPGSANHLHLLGGDGLGGFSTGTDSLFLRPLHDGLGNPRGGGGGFPDPFSLDFQRSSLGLHSLARASRGSSLGFPGYRRIAPKNDNVAGGGGGGETGVVHLQDALSSSSLGEGGPLLLNGSGGYSQAHPPRPHPPPHPRPQLTRASAXVLSKCKKALSEHNVLVVEGARKYACRICCKTFLTLTDCKKHIRVHTGEKPYACLKCGKRFSQSSHLYKHSKTTCLRWQNSNMADALM; translated from the exons ATGGACTTCCCGGGCCACTTCAACCAG GTCTTCCAGCAGCTGAACTACCAGCGCGTCCACAGCCAGCTGTGTGACTGTGTCATTGTGGTGGGCAGCCGCCATTTTAAGGCCCACCGCTCGGTGCTGGCGGCTTGCAGCACTCACTTCAGAGCCCTGTTCACCGTCGCCCAGGGAGACGCCAGCATGAACATGATACAACTGGACAGCGAGGTGAGGATGATTACGATGGTGATGATTAAGATGAGGATGATGA GCTCAGCGGACTCGTTCCTGCTGCAGCAGCTGGGTCTAAGCCTGGTGAGCTCTGCCCTGGGCGGGGTGGAGGAGGATGGGCTAAGGGGTGGTAGCGATGGTGTTAGcattagtggtgtagtggagCACAAAGCTTCCTTCCCCATTCGACGTTTCCACAAGAGAAAGCCCTCCCTGAGCTTTAGCCTATCTGAGGACAGGCCCAGGCAGAGGCCCCGCCCCTCCGGAACCCACGGGGATGAGGAAGTGGGACTACTCTCCCCCGACTCCCACAAGACTGGGGAGGAGGCCAGACTGGACACGGCGATCACCAACCTA gtggTGGTCAAGTGTGAGCCTCTGAGCTCCCCAGAGCCAGCTGATGACATCACCATCCAGGGTAGCGACCAGCTGGGacctggaagaggaggaggaggagaggaggagaaggtagaACTGAGCCCACAGAGCAGCGACcgtagtctctcctcctctgaccaACAGCTTCTCCAGCCCAGTTCCCAGCTCCTGCTCAAAGGAGGTCTTGGTAGTGGGATTGGCGGTGGTTTTGGCTGTAGTAACCATCTTGATGGGAAGTCTGGTTTTAGGATTTCTAGCTTCCTCGGCGCCAAGGTCTTTGGAAGCGGGGGTCGGGGTCGATGCCGGGGACGTGCGACCTCCTCAACACGACGACCGGCGATGGCAGCGACACATGGCTTCCTGCTGAGCCCGGAACACTCTGGAACCAATAACTCCGCCTCGATGCTCCGTCCCGGGTCGGCCAACCACCTGCACCTGCTGGGTGGCGACGGTCTCGGGGGATTCTCTACAGGCACCGATTCGCTCTTCCTGCGTCCCCTGCATGACGGTCTGGGAAaccccagaggaggaggaggagggttcccAGATCCGTTTTCTCTGGACTTCCAGCGCTCCAGCCTGGGTCTGCACTCCCTGGCCCGAGCCTCTCGAGGGAGCTCCCTGGGCTTCCCTGGATACCGCCGCATCGCACCTAAAAACGACAAcgtggcaggaggaggaggaggaggagaaacggGGGTCGTTCATCTCCAAGACGCCCTGTCTTCCTCCAGTCTGGGGGAAGGGGGACCCCTGCTTCTGAACGGTTCGGGAGGTTACAGTCAGGCCCACCCACCTCGTCCTCATCCGCCCCCACACCCTCGCCCCCAGCTGACCCGTGCCTCTG GCGTCCTCTCCAAGTGTAAGAAGGCCCTGTCCGAACACAACGTCCTGGTGGTGGAAGGAGCCAGGAAGTACGCCTGTCGAATCTGCTGTAAGACCTTCCTCACTCTGACCGACTGTAAGAAACACATCAGAGTCCACACTGGGGAGAAACCGTACGCCTGCCTCAAGTGTGGCAAACGTTTCAGCCAGTCGTCTCACCTGTACAAACACTCCAAGACCACGTGTTTACGTTGGCAGAACAGCAACATGGCCGACGCACTGATGTAG